In Streptomyces sp. NBC_00569, a single genomic region encodes these proteins:
- a CDS encoding CaiB/BaiF CoA transferase family protein, which yields MGIATSEGRSRGTGPLSGLRVVELAAIGPVPFACMILADLGAEVIRVDRADGRRSFEEWHQELDRGRHRIALDLKSPDDVEELLSLLESSDVLIEGFRPGVAERLGIGPEVCLERNPALVYARMTGWGQDGPLAAAPGHDINYLALTGALYAIGESGGPPVVPVNFLGDFGGGSMFLLAGVLAALYERGSTGAGRVVDAAIVDGVGAMLGMLVGMRSAGQWRHERGTNLLDGGAPFYTCYACADGGYVAVGALEERFYAALLHGLGLDAAALPDRDDPRNWPALRREFAHRFVGATRDHWAQHFEGTEACVTPVLSAAEAAAHPHHQARGSGPSTVAPRFSRTPAPYH from the coding sequence ATGGGCATAGCGACAAGTGAGGGGCGGTCCCGGGGGACCGGCCCGCTGAGCGGGCTGCGGGTGGTCGAACTGGCGGCGATCGGGCCGGTGCCCTTCGCCTGTATGATCCTCGCCGATCTCGGCGCCGAGGTGATCCGGGTCGACCGGGCCGACGGACGGCGCTCCTTCGAAGAATGGCACCAGGAACTCGACCGGGGCCGGCACCGTATCGCGCTGGATCTGAAGAGCCCGGACGACGTCGAGGAGCTCCTGAGTCTTCTGGAGAGCTCCGACGTCCTGATCGAGGGCTTCCGGCCAGGTGTCGCGGAGCGGCTCGGCATCGGGCCCGAGGTGTGTCTGGAACGCAACCCGGCGCTCGTGTACGCCCGGATGACGGGCTGGGGCCAGGACGGGCCGCTCGCCGCGGCCCCCGGACACGACATCAACTACCTGGCCCTGACCGGTGCCCTGTACGCGATCGGCGAGTCCGGCGGCCCGCCCGTCGTCCCGGTGAACTTCCTGGGGGACTTCGGGGGCGGCTCCATGTTCCTGCTCGCCGGTGTCCTCGCGGCCCTGTACGAACGCGGGTCGACCGGCGCCGGCCGGGTCGTCGACGCGGCGATCGTGGACGGCGTCGGCGCGATGCTCGGCATGCTCGTCGGCATGCGGTCGGCAGGACAGTGGCGGCACGAGCGCGGCACGAACCTGCTCGACGGCGGCGCCCCGTTCTACACCTGCTACGCGTGCGCCGACGGCGGGTACGTCGCGGTCGGCGCGCTCGAGGAGCGCTTCTACGCGGCGCTGCTCCACGGCCTCGGACTCGACGCGGCGGCGCTGCCCGACCGTGACGACCCGCGCAACTGGCCGGCTCTGCGCCGGGAGTTCGCGCACCGCTTCGTCGGCGCCACCCGCGACCACTGGGCGCAGCACTTCGAGGGAACCGAGGCGTGTGTGACGCCGGTGCTGAGCGCCGCCGAGGCCGCCGCGCATCCGCACCACCAGGCACGCGGCAGCGGTCCCTCCACGGTGGCCCCGCGCTTCAGCCGCACGCCCGCCCCGTACCACTGA
- a CDS encoding cytochrome P450, with product MTTSATEQGAAEAETKPFPYARQCPFTPPKEYGEIVEKDVSQVTLRGSGLRIWTVAGYETIRRLLTDPRVSASRKHDNFPFYFIAPPEYRTETSFIGYDGKEHSDTRRKAALTFTSRQVRRLRPRIEEIVDDHLDKLLAMTPVVDFHHAFSLSVPMTVICELLGIPQDRHEFFIKHGTALLGGHSSTEERQAAIVEVNEYVNDLIQLKKREPGEDLLSRAMADYEASGEEYTDRDLFNMVRLLMNGGHETTASQISLGTACLLENPDQLQLLLSDPSLVKPAVEELVRYATIGDTAVPRVALEDIEIGGQTIRKGDGILCLGLAANRDPEVFPEPEKLDITRGSRKHLGFGHGVHHCIGADLARLELEIVWSKLFQRIPTLELAKPFLEIPRKEGAVIYGLWELPVKW from the coding sequence GTGACCACCAGTGCCACGGAGCAGGGCGCCGCAGAGGCGGAGACCAAACCCTTTCCCTACGCGCGACAGTGCCCGTTCACGCCCCCGAAGGAGTACGGGGAGATCGTCGAGAAGGACGTCTCCCAGGTCACGCTCAGGGGATCCGGCCTGCGGATATGGACGGTCGCCGGTTATGAGACCATCCGCCGCCTGCTCACCGACCCGCGGGTCAGCGCGTCCCGCAAGCACGATAACTTCCCCTTCTACTTCATCGCTCCGCCGGAGTACCGCACCGAGACGTCGTTCATCGGATATGACGGCAAGGAGCACAGCGACACCCGCCGCAAGGCCGCTCTGACGTTCACCAGCCGGCAGGTTCGGCGGCTGCGGCCGCGGATCGAGGAGATCGTCGACGACCACCTCGACAAGCTCCTCGCGATGACGCCCGTCGTGGACTTCCACCACGCGTTCTCGCTGTCGGTGCCCATGACGGTCATCTGCGAACTCCTCGGGATCCCGCAGGACCGGCACGAGTTCTTCATCAAGCACGGCACGGCGCTCCTCGGCGGCCACAGCTCCACGGAGGAGCGGCAGGCGGCCATCGTCGAGGTGAACGAGTACGTCAACGACCTCATCCAGCTGAAGAAGCGTGAGCCCGGCGAGGATCTGCTGAGCCGCGCGATGGCCGACTACGAGGCGTCCGGCGAGGAGTACACCGACCGCGATCTGTTCAACATGGTGCGGCTGCTGATGAACGGCGGCCACGAGACGACCGCCAGCCAGATCTCGCTCGGCACGGCCTGCCTCCTGGAGAACCCCGACCAGCTGCAACTCCTGCTCTCCGACCCCTCTTTGGTCAAGCCGGCCGTCGAAGAGCTGGTGCGGTACGCGACGATCGGTGACACGGCGGTGCCCCGGGTCGCCCTGGAGGACATCGAGATCGGCGGCCAGACCATCCGCAAGGGCGACGGCATCCTCTGCCTCGGCCTCGCGGCCAACCGTGACCCGGAGGTCTTCCCCGAGCCGGAGAAGCTCGACATCACCCGCGGCAGCCGCAAGCACCTCGGCTTCGGGCACGGGGTGCACCACTGCATCGGCGCGGACCTCGCCCGTCTGGAGCTGGAGATCGTGTGGAGCAAACTGTTCCAGCGCATCCCCACCCTCGAACTCGCCAAGCCCTTCCTGGAGATACCCCGCAAGGAAGGGGCCGTGATCTACGGGCTGTGGGAGCTGCCCGTGAAGTGGTGA
- a CDS encoding MFS transporter — MTVTEETRERAAEPGRGSAGDRLSLVLAACCLGQFMNVLDASVVNVALPVIAADLHFTQHNLQLVNNAYTVVVCGFLLLGGRLADLFGQRRIFACGAGLFTLASLVGGAADAPLTLVLARAFQGLGAAVMAPATLTVLGTTFTEPAARARAFGWWSAVSGAAGAIGVLAGGVIIEWFSWRWIFLVNVPIGLVLFAAVRWVVPETRPRRTGAQGSGLDLPGAVTVTLGLMSAVYGVSQYAAHGWGSPRVLGPLLAGALLIAAFLVIQARFARHPLVPLGIFRNRSVAAANLVAFFGIAALFSTFYFFTLVLQQVLGYSPLHTGLSYLPLSVGMALGGWGIAPLVPRIGPRPILLGGLALAAGALFWLSMVDAGAGYLGDVLGPCILLGSGMGAVLNATTNAATAGLAPHQAGLASGLLNTTRQLGSAVGLVTLAALSAARIDARTGAGAGAVDARAAGYGLALTGAALFAVAGFVAALFVPVRKQSRGTQGDTGTAQGDTGTPQGNAETSAV; from the coding sequence ATGACTGTGACCGAAGAGACCCGAGAGAGGGCCGCCGAGCCCGGCAGGGGGAGTGCCGGCGACCGGCTCTCCCTCGTGCTGGCCGCCTGCTGCCTGGGCCAGTTCATGAACGTGCTGGACGCCTCGGTGGTGAACGTGGCCCTGCCCGTCATCGCCGCGGACCTGCACTTCACCCAGCACAACCTGCAACTCGTGAACAACGCCTACACGGTGGTCGTCTGCGGCTTCCTGCTGCTCGGCGGGCGGCTCGCGGACCTGTTCGGCCAGCGCCGGATCTTCGCGTGCGGTGCCGGTCTGTTCACGCTGGCCAGCCTCGTCGGGGGAGCCGCGGACGCTCCGCTCACCCTGGTCCTCGCCCGCGCCTTCCAGGGGCTCGGCGCCGCGGTCATGGCACCGGCCACCCTCACCGTGCTCGGTACGACGTTCACCGAACCGGCCGCCCGCGCACGGGCATTCGGCTGGTGGAGCGCGGTCTCCGGAGCCGCGGGCGCGATCGGTGTGCTGGCCGGAGGCGTGATCATCGAGTGGTTCTCCTGGCGCTGGATCTTCCTGGTGAACGTCCCGATCGGCCTCGTGCTGTTCGCCGCCGTCCGCTGGGTGGTCCCGGAGACCCGCCCCCGCCGGACGGGCGCGCAGGGCAGCGGCCTCGACCTGCCCGGCGCGGTGACCGTCACTCTCGGCCTGATGTCCGCCGTCTACGGCGTCTCCCAGTACGCCGCGCACGGCTGGGGATCGCCACGGGTCCTCGGTCCACTGCTGGCCGGGGCACTCCTGATCGCCGCGTTCCTGGTGATCCAGGCGAGGTTCGCCCGCCATCCCCTGGTGCCGCTCGGCATCTTCCGGAACCGGTCGGTCGCTGCCGCCAACCTGGTGGCCTTCTTCGGCATCGCCGCCCTCTTCAGCACCTTCTACTTCTTCACGCTGGTACTCCAACAGGTCCTCGGCTACAGCCCGTTGCACACGGGGCTCAGCTACCTGCCGCTCTCCGTCGGCATGGCCCTCGGCGGCTGGGGGATCGCGCCCCTCGTGCCGAGGATCGGCCCGCGCCCGATCCTGCTCGGCGGCCTCGCCCTTGCCGCGGGTGCCCTGTTCTGGCTGTCCATGGTGGACGCGGGCGCGGGCTACCTCGGCGACGTGCTCGGACCCTGCATCCTCCTCGGATCGGGAATGGGCGCGGTGCTCAACGCCACGACGAACGCCGCCACCGCCGGGCTCGCCCCCCACCAGGCCGGTCTGGCCTCCGGGCTCCTCAACACCACCCGCCAACTCGGCAGCGCCGTGGGCCTGGTGACTCTGGCCGCGCTGTCCGCGGCCCGTATCGACGCCCGGACCGGGGCCGGCGCGGGCGCCGTCGACGCCAGGGCCGCTGGCTACGGCCTGGCTCTCACCGGCGCCGCCCTGTTCGCCGTCGCGGGCTTCGTCGCCGCGCTCTTCGTCCCGGTCCGCAAGCAGTCCCGTGGCACCCAAGGTGACACCGGCACCGCTCAAGGTGACACCGGCACTCCTCAGGGCAACGCCGAAACGTCTGCCGTCTGA
- a CDS encoding 2Fe-2S iron-sulfur cluster-binding protein encodes MAKITYKHPNGTVTILDVEAPNTVMRAAKLNNVDGIEAQCGGSAQCGTCHVYVDAESSVPLPEMDPVEDDVLYGTACERTEFSRLSCQLPVSEDLDGLLVHLPEAQS; translated from the coding sequence ATGGCCAAGATCACCTACAAGCATCCGAACGGCACCGTCACCATCCTCGACGTCGAGGCGCCCAACACGGTCATGCGCGCGGCGAAGCTCAACAACGTCGACGGCATCGAGGCCCAGTGCGGCGGCTCCGCGCAGTGCGGCACCTGCCATGTGTACGTCGACGCCGAGAGCTCCGTGCCGCTGCCCGAGATGGACCCCGTCGAGGACGACGTGCTGTACGGAACGGCGTGCGAGCGCACCGAGTTCAGCAGGCTCAGCTGCCAGCTGCCGGTCTCCGAGGACCTGGACGGCCTGTTGGTGCACCTGCCCGAGGCGCAGAGCTGA
- a CDS encoding NAD(P)/FAD-dependent oxidoreductase, translated as MASHSVVVVGAGQAGLETAAALRGRGYEGRIMLVGDEPSGPCDRPPLSKGYLAGTVPAADIALRPPSFYAAQDIELLSGDRVASVDRERRTVLLESGLRLPYGALVLATGSRPRTLPVPGASLTGVLTLRGLADAEDLRLRLSGPPRSVVVVGAGFIGLEVAATARGLGHDVTVVEAQPRALARALTPQMSARVVAEHRAQGVRVLLGREVSALYGDAEGRVQVMELGDGERIAADLVVVGVGVLPDTRLALTADLVVGDGIVVDERLRTEDPDIYAVGDCARFPSPHAGRHVRLESVQNATDQARCVAAAICGEPYAYTAVPWFWSEQYAMRLQMAGLTAVHDETVTVGDPDSGRFSVLCFRAGRLIGAESMNRPADHGIVRRLLTTGMHLAPDTAREPGFDLKKLPRTPAASPASPAMSVPA; from the coding sequence ATGGCCTCGCACTCGGTGGTGGTCGTCGGCGCGGGCCAGGCCGGTCTCGAAACAGCGGCAGCCCTGCGCGGCCGCGGCTACGAGGGCCGGATCATGCTCGTCGGGGACGAGCCGTCCGGCCCCTGCGACCGCCCGCCCCTGTCGAAGGGCTATCTGGCCGGCACGGTCCCGGCCGCGGACATCGCACTGCGCCCGCCGTCGTTCTACGCCGCGCAGGACATCGAGCTGCTGTCGGGCGACCGGGTCGCCTCGGTCGACCGGGAGCGCCGCACCGTCCTGCTGGAGTCCGGGCTGCGCCTGCCGTACGGCGCGCTGGTTCTGGCGACCGGCAGCCGCCCGCGCACGCTGCCCGTGCCCGGAGCCTCGCTGACCGGGGTCCTCACGCTGCGCGGCCTGGCCGACGCGGAGGACCTGCGGCTGCGGCTCAGCGGACCGCCCCGCAGCGTCGTCGTGGTCGGCGCCGGGTTCATCGGTCTCGAGGTGGCGGCCACCGCGCGTGGCCTCGGCCACGACGTGACCGTGGTCGAGGCCCAGCCGAGGGCGCTGGCCCGCGCGCTGACGCCGCAGATGTCGGCCCGGGTCGTCGCCGAGCACCGCGCCCAGGGGGTGCGGGTGCTGCTCGGCCGCGAGGTGTCCGCGCTGTACGGCGACGCGGAGGGCCGGGTCCAGGTCATGGAGCTGGGGGACGGCGAGCGGATCGCCGCCGATCTCGTCGTGGTCGGTGTCGGTGTCCTGCCGGACACGCGCCTCGCGCTCACCGCGGACCTGGTCGTCGGCGACGGCATCGTCGTGGACGAGCGGCTGCGGACCGAGGACCCGGACATCTACGCGGTCGGTGACTGCGCCCGCTTCCCCAGCCCGCACGCCGGCCGGCACGTCCGCCTCGAGTCCGTCCAGAACGCCACGGACCAGGCGCGCTGCGTGGCCGCCGCGATCTGTGGCGAGCCGTACGCGTACACCGCCGTGCCCTGGTTCTGGTCGGAGCAGTACGCGATGCGGCTCCAGATGGCCGGTCTGACGGCCGTCCACGACGAGACCGTGACCGTCGGCGACCCGGACAGCGGGCGGTTCTCCGTCCTCTGTTTCCGCGCCGGCCGTCTGATCGGCGCCGAGTCCATGAACCGGCCGGCGGACCACGGCATCGTCCGTCGGCTGCTGACCACCGGCATGCATCTGGCACCGGATACGGCCCGGGAGCCGGGCTTCGACCTCAAGAAGCTCCCTCGTACGCCTGCCGCGTCCCCCGCCTCACCCGCCATGTCCGTCCCCGCCTGA